The genomic interval ACCAGCTCCACCAGATCCGCATTCATTGGAAAATCCGGAAACCCCTGACCGAGGTTTATGGCCTTGTGCGCTGTGGCCAGGCCGCTCATTACGGCGAAAATCGTAGTTCCTACCCTGGGAAGCTTTGAATCGATCGTCATATCCATACTATAAAATATATAATACGAATTTAACCCCTTCCAAACATTTATTAACTTAGAAAAAAGAATACCATGCGAACCTGTCTTATACTCATTCTAACCACCTTCTTTATTCTTAGTTGTACTGAAACCCGGGAAAAAGAAACTACTCCAAAAAGCGTTGCCGTAGTTGAAGGAGAAGAAAGCGGCCTTTTCTCCTATAAAAGGTCAGGATCGAATGATCTGGTTGATAAATTATTCAATGAAGCATTGAAGAACGATAAAAGATTACAATCCCTTTATGAAGAATATAAAAAACTGACCAGCCAAAAATTATTGGACTCCACCAAAGTTTTTCGTGAATATTACAACAACAGTTTAGAATACTATTCCAGTTCAAAAGAATCATATACGCCCTTAATTAAGGATTCGTTGTTGCGACAAATAACAGAAGATGGCATTTCAAAAAGCCAAAACAGGTTTCTTTTGAACACCAAACAACTTTCTGACCTGGATAGTCAGCTACGAAAAAAAGTAGTGGAGATTGAGGACAGGATAATTGTGTTGAAACTGAAAGTAACGCTCAAAATGCTGGAAGAGTACCAAAAAGACGGAATGCCCAATCCCTCACCCATGGAAGCATTGTCAAGTGAAATGGATAAGATGAAAAGAAGATTAGATAGCGCTGTGCAATAAATTTCTGTGCGCTCTGAAACATAATTTTTCCCACGGTCCCGATGTTTCGGGGCACCAAATACACATAAACCTAGGATATGACAAAGCGGTAGCCTATACCCTTAATGGTGATGATCTCCAGTGCAGGATCATCTTTCAAATAGCCACGAAGTTTTGTAATATATACATCCAGGTTGCGGGAATTGAAGAAAGAGTCATTTCCCCAGAGTAAATTGAGAATATCTTTTCGGTCAATGATCTTTTCACGGTTCTCATACAGGATCTTCAGCAGCTCCGTTTCGCGATAAGAGAGTTTTCGCTCTTCCTTCCCGTTTACAAGTACCTGCCGGTGGAGGTGAAATTGAAGTTTACCAATGGCCACCGAATCGGTCATGGGCTTGGCGCCTGTATCCATCCTTGTCTTAAGCGCATGTTGTATCCGAATGATCAACTCCTCCATACTAAATGGTTTACGGATATAATCATTTCCGCCCAGGGAAAAACCTTTTACCACATCTTCGGTCTGCGTCTTCGCTGTAAGGAAAATAATGGGAACTGTTTCATCTACCGCCCGGATCTCATCAGCAATGGTAAACCCATCCTTATTGGGAAGCATTACATCCAGCACACAGATATCAGGCTTTATTTTTTGAAAAAGGGGAAAGGCCTTGGCACCGTCTCCTTCCATCGCTACGGTAAAGCCACGGCTCTCGAGGCTTTCTTTGACGATTTTTCCCAGAAAGAGTTCATCCTCGATGTACAATACTTTGGTTTCAGCCATGTTGTTTGGGCAAATTGATGATAAAGGTAGTGCCTTTGCCGGTTTCACTGTTCACCTCCACGGTGCCACCATGTTTGGCCACTACCTCGGCCGCATAGCTAAGCCCCAATCCATACCCTTTCACATTATGGGTATCGCCGGCAGGCACACGGAAGAATTTCTCAAAAACCTTTTGGCGGTATTCGGGAGGAATTCCCACACCCTTATCAGACACAGCAATTTGTACCATAGCGCCTTTATCAGCCAATAATACTTTTATTTCCGGCGCCTCGGGAGAATATTTGAGTGCATTGTCCACCAGATTATACAGCAAACTGGTGATATGCATTCTATCGGCGAGCAAAGTAAAATCACTCCCTTCCGTAAGGATCTCCGCGCTGGCATGAAATTTCTCGAATTGCAAACGGAAACTCGATACCACCTCTTCGGTCACCTGCTTAAGGTCAAAGGATTCTTTGCGCAGGTCCATCTCTTTGTTTTCAAACATCGATAGCTTGAGCACTTTATCCACCAACAGGGAAAGACGGTTTAATTCATTCTGGGAAATATCCAGGTATTCCTTTGTCCGCGCCGGATCATTGATGGCGTTAAAGTTCTTTAATGCTTCAATGGCCACACCAACGGTTGCGATAGGGGTTTTTAATTCATGGGTCACATTGCTGATAAAATCATTCTTCATAGCGGTCAGTCTTCGCTGACGCATCAGGTTGCGGTAAAGAAACACCAGCGAAACAATGGTAACACCGATCAGAAAAAGGGAAAACAGGATCGGGAGCAGGAGCCGGTTGAGCAAATAGGGGAGGGTATTTCCCAGTACCAATTCATAGGTCATGGGGTGGGTGAAACCCAGCACCACTTTATTGTTATCGGGAATTTCGCGCATTCTTTGTGCCATACCTGGTTCAAAGGGAGGAAAAGGCCCACCCCGCATCCGGTCTTTTTTGTCTTTGGCACCTGCGGTGCGAACAATGGTAAACGGTACGTTTATCTTTTCCTTTTTCAGGGTGGCCGCAAAGGCTGAATCAATGGCCTGGCTGCTCAGGGTATCTTGCAGTGAATCGATCCGGTAAAGAAAACTAAGCAAGCCATTTCCTTTACCCGTGGCTTCAATGCTGCGGGTACTATCCCGGCTGATGAGGATATTGTTTTTCTCATCACTAAAAACAATGGTGGAACGAATGGAATGTTTTTTGGATAAGGAATCTCCCACTCTTTTACCAAGGGCATTGACAAGACCTGCCACATCCTGTCCCCGGTTCACTTTGATCTGCAACTGTTCGCCTGCTTTATCAGTAAAATCAATATCCAATCGGGTAGCGCTGTCGCCTTCCAATTCCTGAAATTTAAAAGCGGCTGCCTGTAGCCCCATCAGTGTTTCGCGAAAATGGATATTGGTACGTTGGGCCAGTGCCTTTTTCTCCCGGTCGTAGCTGTTCTTGAGCCAATAACCCTGAAAACCGGCAATGACGAGCATGGTCAACCCGATCAGCAGGATCTCCCGGTCACGGTGCCGGACAGTATTATTGGCGGAGGGAATCGGCTTCTTCATTCAAACAAAAATAGACCTTTCCCAAACCCCCTTTACCCCCTGTTAACCTTAATTAACCTTTTTGAAAGGTGCATTAACGGACTCCCATTCCAGGGGGAATTAGCTTTGGCACAAATAATAAATCTCATGAAGCGTATTGCACTTTTGCTTGTTCTGACCCTCACGGGTTCCCTGCTTTGGGCCCAGCAAACCCAGGGACGTATTGTTTATGAACGCACCTCCAAGTTGAGGATCCAGATCGGGGGCGATAACCCGGCTTTCTCCAATGCCATACCCCAGGAAAGAAAAGACCGGTTTGAATTGCTTTTTGCCAATAACCAAACCCTGTGGCGGGCCATGCCGGATATGGGGGAAGATGAAATGAGTTTTGGTGGCGAAGGCGCCCAGATACGATTGGTAATGCCCGGCTCGCAGGATATCAGTTTCAGCGATCTGCCAGAAATGAGAAAAGTTGACTACCGTGAGCTGTTTGGAAAAAATTTCCTTGTAGCTGATACCATCAACCGTCTCAATTGGAAGTTGAGTGATGAAACAAAAGAGATACTCGGTCATAAATGCCGCAAAGCCACCAGCAGCCGTACACAGGCAAGTATGCGGATGAATAATGACAATGGGGTGATCACTCGGCAGGAAGTCACGGACACCCTGGAGATCATAGCCTGGTTTGCCACGGATATGCCGGTATTTGCCGGACCGTTGATCTATCAGGGGCAATTGCCCGGGGCTGTACTTGAGGTGACCGAAGGTGACCGTGTCAGCATTGTAGCGGTAGAGATCTCCGATAAGGTAGATACCAAAGAGATAAAAGAACCCAAAGGCGGGAAAAAGATCACCCAGGCAGAATTTGTAAAAGAAAGAGAGAAAATGATGAAGGAAATGCAGGAGAATGGAGGGATGCAATTCCGGATGCGTAACTAGACCAGGATCCTTTGATTATATGGATTACGCGGATTTCGCGAATTACACGAATTTTATGGTATGTTTCTCGCAGCGCTCGCAAGGAAGAAACGGGCGCAGCGGCTGTATTTACATCGAAATTAGTACGGCCGTTGCGTTCTTCTTATTCTTTGCGAGCGCTGCGTAAAACAAAAAAATGGTGCAATTCGCGAAATCCGGGTAATCAAAATCAAAGGACAATGTTCAATCTCTTTAATAAAAAGCAGCCACCAAAATTCCAGGACATCGTCTGGATACACGGGCCGGCAAAGAAATCAGGATTACTTACTTTACTAAAAGATAAACCCGGCGCTGTATTGATCGCCTGGTTCGAAGAAACCCGGGAAGAGTTTTCGCAATTCCTTCAGGCACGTGGCATCGATACTCCCGTTTATCTCTACCGGGAGCTGCACACCTCACAGGCCTCCGGCAAACCGATCTTTCTCCTCGAGCATTATCCCTTAGCGGAAAAGGAAAGAGAATTGTTTCAAAACTTCACCGGACAGGAGATACTAATCCTTAGCGCCCTCGACGAGCCACTTTTCAAACGCTTTGGCGGTGATAAGATCGTCGACATGATGAAAAAGCTGGGTATGGATGAAGCTGAATCCATCTCACATAACCTGATCAGTTCGGCTATTACCAACGCACAGGAAAAGATCGCCAAAAAGATCAGCATCGAACAGTCTGCCCGGTCGGCAGGGGAGTGGCTGGAACGCAATTATCCAGTTTAATGTCCCAC from Chitinophagales bacterium carries:
- a CDS encoding response regulator transcription factor gives rise to the protein MAETKVLYIEDELFLGKIVKESLESRGFTVAMEGDGAKAFPLFQKIKPDICVLDVMLPNKDGFTIADEIRAVDETVPIIFLTAKTQTEDVVKGFSLGGNDYIRKPFSMEELIIRIQHALKTRMDTGAKPMTDSVAIGKLQFHLHRQVLVNGKEERKLSYRETELLKILYENREKIIDRKDILNLLWGNDSFFNSRNLDVYITKLRGYLKDDPALEIITIKGIGYRFVIS
- a CDS encoding HAMP domain-containing histidine kinase encodes the protein MKKPIPSANNTVRHRDREILLIGLTMLVIAGFQGYWLKNSYDREKKALAQRTNIHFRETLMGLQAAAFKFQELEGDSATRLDIDFTDKAGEQLQIKVNRGQDVAGLVNALGKRVGDSLSKKHSIRSTIVFSDEKNNILISRDSTRSIEATGKGNGLLSFLYRIDSLQDTLSSQAIDSAFAATLKKEKINVPFTIVRTAGAKDKKDRMRGGPFPPFEPGMAQRMREIPDNNKVVLGFTHPMTYELVLGNTLPYLLNRLLLPILFSLFLIGVTIVSLVFLYRNLMRQRRLTAMKNDFISNVTHELKTPIATVGVAIEALKNFNAINDPARTKEYLDISQNELNRLSLLVDKVLKLSMFENKEMDLRKESFDLKQVTEEVVSSFRLQFEKFHASAEILTEGSDFTLLADRMHITSLLYNLVDNALKYSPEAPEIKVLLADKGAMVQIAVSDKGVGIPPEYRQKVFEKFFRVPAGDTHNVKGYGLGLSYAAEVVAKHGGTVEVNSETGKGTTFIINLPKQHG
- a CDS encoding GLPGLI family protein, which gives rise to MKRIALLLVLTLTGSLLWAQQTQGRIVYERTSKLRIQIGGDNPAFSNAIPQERKDRFELLFANNQTLWRAMPDMGEDEMSFGGEGAQIRLVMPGSQDISFSDLPEMRKVDYRELFGKNFLVADTINRLNWKLSDETKEILGHKCRKATSSRTQASMRMNNDNGVITRQEVTDTLEIIAWFATDMPVFAGPLIYQGQLPGAVLEVTEGDRVSIVAVEISDKVDTKEIKEPKGGKKITQAEFVKEREKMMKEMQENGGMQFRMRN